One Lachnospiraceae bacterium C1.1 genomic region harbors:
- a CDS encoding ABC transporter substrate-binding protein translates to MKRKLISMIMTVTMAGALLAGCGSASSAPAASEAAPAASEAAASEAAPAASTEAAASEAAPAGSEAASTETADTAASGELIKVGIINNDPNESGYRTANDKDLKAFFTEENGYEASFAYSLKNDEQITAAQKFIQDGVDYLLLSAADTAGWDSVLQDAQDAGISVLLFDRTIDADESLYDASIVSDMAKEGETAVSWLADQGLDEYNIIHLQGVMGSAAQQGRTGALDDKVAAEDSWNLVTQQTAEWNAEKAQQIVQSVIDSGEKFNVIYAENDDMAKGAVAALDKANISHGVGKDVIVMGFDCNKWALEELLNQNWNYDGQCNPFQATYLDECIKTIEAGGTVDPKTIIMEEKGFDATTITQEDVDNYGI, encoded by the coding sequence ATGAAAAGAAAGTTAATATCAATGATTATGACGGTTACAATGGCCGGCGCACTTCTCGCTGGATGCGGATCAGCATCATCAGCACCTGCAGCAAGCGAAGCAGCACCTGCAGCATCAGAGGCAGCAGCAAGCGAGGCAGCACCTGCAGCATCAACTGAGGCAGCAGCAAGCGAAGCAGCACCTGCAGGCAGCGAAGCAGCTTCTACAGAGACAGCTGACACAGCAGCATCAGGCGAGCTTATCAAAGTTGGTATCATCAACAATGATCCTAACGAGTCCGGTTATCGTACAGCTAATGATAAGGACTTAAAGGCATTCTTCACAGAAGAGAATGGTTATGAGGCTTCTTTCGCATACAGCCTTAAGAATGATGAGCAGATCACAGCAGCTCAGAAGTTCATCCAGGACGGTGTTGATTATCTTCTTCTTTCAGCAGCTGATACAGCAGGCTGGGATTCAGTTCTTCAGGATGCACAGGATGCAGGCATTTCTGTTCTCCTCTTCGACCGTACAATAGATGCAGATGAGAGCCTCTATGATGCTTCAATCGTATCTGATATGGCTAAGGAAGGTGAGACAGCAGTTTCATGGCTTGCTGATCAGGGCCTTGACGAGTACAACATCATCCACCTTCAGGGTGTTATGGGTTCTGCAGCTCAGCAGGGTCGTACAGGCGCTCTTGATGACAAGGTAGCAGCTGAGGATTCATGGAATCTCGTTACACAGCAGACAGCTGAGTGGAATGCAGAGAAGGCTCAGCAGATCGTACAGTCAGTTATCGATTCAGGTGAGAAGTTCAACGTAATCTATGCTGAGAACGATGATATGGCTAAGGGTGCTGTAGCAGCTCTTGATAAGGCTAACATCTCACACGGCGTTGGCAAAGACGTTATCGTTATGGGCTTTGACTGCAACAAGTGGGCACTTGAAGAGCTTCTTAACCAGAACTGGAACTATGATGGACAGTGCAATCCTTTCCAGGCTACATATCTTGATGAGTGCATCAAGACTATCGAAGCAGGCGGAACGGTTGATCCAAAGACCATCATCATGGAAGAGAAGGGCTTCGACGCAACAACAATTACACAGGAAGATGTTGATAACTACGGCATCTGA
- a CDS encoding sugar ABC transporter permease YjfF (membrane component of a putative sugar ABC transporter system): MDNKKKPVLNSGFIAKTSDTTLLLSITIAVFFLMYIGAMIFQGAGFLKAQTFFNILNANAALIVTSVGMSLVMITGGIDISVGGVVALVCMSCAVLLDKNGGNVFQAVILAIAIGIAYGIVQGYLVAFLDIQPFIVSLAGMFFARGMTTIVNTEPFNVSNEEFVALKSTRIHIPFLGSINKKGVFVPAYIEIGVVVALLVVVLFFLILRWSKLGRWFYAVGGNRTSALMLGINVKMTRFYAHLLCSTLAGIGGFVYFLHVGSGSASHATGMEMNAIASSIIGGTMLTGGVGNIIGTFFGVLSLSTIQNIVSSAGLDQAWWTGITIAAMLCLFLVIQSVIMSVKKKALQA, from the coding sequence ATGGACAATAAGAAGAAACCGGTACTGAATTCCGGATTTATAGCAAAGACAAGTGATACGACATTACTTCTTTCGATCACTATAGCAGTATTTTTCCTTATGTATATAGGAGCAATGATCTTTCAGGGGGCAGGCTTCTTAAAGGCTCAGACATTTTTCAACATCCTGAACGCAAATGCAGCACTTATCGTAACCTCGGTCGGCATGAGCCTTGTAATGATTACAGGCGGAATCGATATTTCAGTCGGCGGTGTGGTTGCCCTGGTATGTATGAGCTGCGCAGTTCTTCTTGATAAGAACGGCGGAAATGTATTCCAGGCAGTAATACTTGCAATTGCGATCGGAATTGCTTATGGAATAGTTCAGGGTTATCTTGTAGCTTTCCTTGATATCCAGCCTTTCATCGTATCACTTGCCGGTATGTTCTTTGCAAGAGGTATGACAACGATCGTTAACACAGAGCCTTTCAACGTTTCAAACGAAGAGTTCGTTGCACTTAAGTCAACACGAATTCACATACCGTTCCTTGGATCGATAAACAAAAAGGGAGTATTTGTTCCAGCATATATAGAGATCGGCGTAGTTGTAGCCCTTCTGGTAGTAGTTCTTTTCTTCCTCATTCTTCGCTGGTCAAAGCTTGGACGCTGGTTCTACGCAGTAGGCGGAAACAGAACAAGTGCCCTGATGCTTGGTATCAATGTTAAGATGACAAGATTTTATGCACACCTTCTCTGCAGCACACTTGCAGGTATCGGCGGATTTGTTTACTTCCTCCATGTAGGTTCCGGTTCGGCATCACATGCAACAGGAATGGAGATGAACGCAATCGCTTCATCTATCATCGGAGGAACAATGCTTACAGGTGGTGTTGGTAACATCATCGGAACATTCTTCGGAGTACTTTCACTTAGTACTATCCAGAATATCGTTTCTTCTGCAGGACTTGATCAGGCATGGTGGACAGGAATCACGATCGCAGCAATGCTTTGCCTCTTCCTTGTAATCCAGAGTGTGATCATGAGTGTTAAGAAGAAAGCTCTTCAGGCTTAA
- a CDS encoding sugar ABC transporter ATP-binding protein, which yields MNDEILLEMKDIHKRFPGVYALNAVDFSLRKGEVHALMGENGAGKSTLIKVLTGVYTKDEGEIRMSGNSEALDIRSPQDAQKYGISTVYQEITLCPNLSVAENIYIGRGKGPVQNWKEMNAGADKILKSLDIPAKATQQLGSCSLAVQQMVAIARAVDQDCKVLILDEPTSSLDEQEVEKLFGLMRDLKSRGVGIIFVTHFLDQVYEICDRITVLRDGKLVGSYDIASLPRVQLVSKMLGKDMDDLSDIKGSAETYKADGKAAPVYEAEGLQSNAGIKPFNFHVNKGEVTGFTGLLGSGRSECVRAIFGADRILGGKVKKNGKEVTIKNSYQAMKNGIAYLPEDRKRDGIIGDLSIRDNIILALQVMRGFFKPMSKAEAQKFADDYIKLLDIKTPDADKPIGALSGGNQQKCILARWLLMNPEYLILDEPTRGIDIGTKTDIQKLVLKLASEGMSITFISSEIEEMLRTCSRMIVMRDRRVVGELSGNELTQNTIMTTIAGGSEK from the coding sequence ATGAATGATGAAATTTTACTTGAAATGAAGGACATCCATAAAAGATTTCCGGGTGTCTATGCGCTTAATGCAGTAGATTTCTCACTCAGAAAGGGAGAAGTACATGCTCTTATGGGAGAGAACGGAGCCGGCAAATCTACGCTTATTAAGGTCCTGACCGGTGTTTACACAAAGGATGAAGGCGAAATTCGCATGAGTGGAAACAGCGAAGCACTTGATATTCGTTCCCCTCAGGATGCACAGAAGTATGGAATCAGTACTGTTTACCAGGAGATTACACTTTGCCCAAACCTTTCAGTAGCAGAGAATATTTACATAGGCAGAGGTAAAGGCCCTGTACAGAATTGGAAAGAAATGAATGCCGGTGCAGACAAGATTCTTAAGTCTCTTGATATTCCGGCAAAAGCAACACAGCAGCTTGGAAGTTGCTCACTTGCAGTTCAGCAGATGGTTGCTATTGCAAGAGCAGTAGATCAGGATTGTAAAGTTCTGATTTTGGATGAGCCTACATCTTCACTGGATGAGCAGGAAGTTGAAAAGCTCTTTGGACTGATGCGCGATCTGAAAAGCAGAGGCGTTGGCATCATATTTGTTACACATTTCCTGGATCAGGTATATGAGATCTGTGATCGTATCACCGTTCTTCGTGATGGTAAACTTGTAGGATCTTATGATATAGCTTCTCTTCCAAGAGTTCAGCTTGTATCAAAGATGCTTGGTAAGGATATGGACGATCTTTCAGATATTAAGGGTTCAGCAGAAACTTATAAGGCTGATGGAAAAGCAGCTCCGGTTTATGAAGCTGAAGGACTTCAGTCAAATGCAGGAATCAAGCCGTTTAACTTCCACGTTAATAAGGGAGAGGTTACAGGCTTTACAGGACTTCTTGGATCCGGACGAAGTGAGTGCGTACGTGCTATCTTCGGCGCAGACAGAATTTTAGGCGGAAAAGTTAAGAAGAACGGCAAAGAAGTTACAATTAAGAATTCCTATCAGGCTATGAAAAATGGTATCGCTTATCTCCCTGAGGACAGAAAGAGAGATGGTATTATAGGCGATCTTTCTATAAGAGACAATATTATCCTTGCACTTCAGGTTATGAGAGGTTTCTTCAAACCAATGAGCAAGGCAGAAGCACAGAAATTTGCAGATGATTATATTAAGCTTCTTGATATTAAGACTCCTGATGCTGACAAACCGATCGGTGCACTTTCCGGTGGTAACCAGCAGAAATGTATCCTTGCAAGATGGCTCCTTATGAATCCTGAGTATCTTATCCTTGATGAGCCTACACGAGGCATTGATATAGGAACAAAGACAGATATTCAGAAACTCGTATTAAAGCTTGCATCGGAAGGTATGAGTATAACCTTCATTTCATCTGAAATCGAAGAGATGCTCAGAACATGTTCAAGAATGATAGTTATGCGTGACAGACGCGTTGTAGGTGAGCTTTCCGGCAATGAACTTACGCAGAATACGATAATGACCACTATTGCAGGAGGAAGTGAAAAATGA
- a CDS encoding ABC transporter permease → MSNLKKLVGKQIFIPIAALLILILFNLVADPSFFKVTLGTNSAGNPVLSGYLVTILDYGSELAILAIGMTLVTAASGGQDISVGATLAIAGSAMLKVLCGGATSASVMQSPVIIALIVGCIASMLAGAFNGALVAYFRIQPMVATLILYTAGRSIAAWINNNELPIISDPAFTVYGGFIPGIPIPTPFFIAILCVAAAWCLLKFTTIGLYTQAVGINEDSARLNGINPEFIKFISFVILGVCVAVAALIKISRLSTINYSVIAKDIEMDAILAVALGGNALGGGKFNLWASILGAYVIQFLTTTLYKFNVQSDALPAYKAVVVIALVVFSAPAVREKLAQLTKKKSRSIQVAGKEAA, encoded by the coding sequence ATGAGTAATTTGAAAAAACTTGTGGGAAAACAAATATTTATTCCCATTGCGGCACTGCTCATACTGATTTTATTCAATCTGGTGGCAGACCCGTCTTTCTTTAAGGTTACACTTGGAACAAACAGTGCAGGTAATCCGGTTCTTTCCGGATATCTCGTTACAATACTTGACTATGGCTCAGAGCTTGCAATCCTTGCAATTGGTATGACACTTGTTACAGCAGCTTCAGGCGGACAGGATATCTCAGTCGGAGCTACACTTGCTATCGCAGGTAGTGCAATGCTTAAGGTTCTCTGCGGAGGCGCAACATCAGCTTCTGTTATGCAGAGCCCTGTGATCATCGCTCTTATCGTAGGTTGCATCGCTTCAATGCTTGCAGGTGCTTTCAACGGAGCATTGGTTGCATATTTCAGGATCCAGCCCATGGTAGCAACACTTATTCTCTATACAGCAGGTCGTTCAATAGCTGCATGGATCAACAATAATGAGCTTCCTATCATTTCAGATCCTGCATTTACAGTATATGGCGGATTTATTCCGGGTATACCGATCCCGACACCATTCTTCATCGCGATCCTCTGTGTAGCTGCTGCATGGTGCCTGCTTAAGTTTACAACGATCGGTCTTTATACACAGGCAGTAGGTATCAATGAAGATTCTGCAAGACTTAACGGTATAAATCCTGAATTTATCAAGTTCATTTCATTTGTTATCCTTGGTGTATGTGTGGCTGTTGCGGCACTCATTAAGATAAGCCGTCTTTCAACCATCAACTATTCGGTAATCGCTAAAGATATCGAAATGGATGCGATCCTGGCTGTTGCACTCGGTGGAAATGCTCTTGGCGGCGGTAAATTCAACCTCTGGGCATCAATACTTGGAGCTTATGTAATCCAGTTCCTTACAACAACGCTTTATAAATTCAATGTACAGTCAGATGCTCTTCCGGCTTACAAGGCTGTAGTAGTAATCGCGCTGGTTGTATTCAGTGCACCCGCAGTACGCGAGAAGCTTGCGCAATTGACAAAAAAAAAATCGCGTAGTATCCAGGTAGCCGGAAAGGAGGCAGCTTAA